A window of the Butyricimonas faecalis genome harbors these coding sequences:
- a CDS encoding alkaline phosphatase, whose protein sequence is MRYVRFIILSVICSIVLLGCAGKTEQAKAKYVFYFIGDGMGVNQVIGTEMYLAELEGRIGTKSLSFTSFPVRNYMTTYSATNAVTCSAAAGTALATGTKTQNGRIGMRQDSSVLYSIACKAKQAGKAVGVTTSVAINHATPAVFYAHQPDRQMYYEIGTDAAKAGFDFYGGAGWKQVFSPHDSSAIDLYSLLRDSGYMIIDHRQDFQALSAGAGKVVYVQPKDCVNPSSLPAAIDRKEGDLTLANITEKAIQFLSTRNETGFFLMVEGGVIDWLCHANDGAAAFREVVDFSETIQVALDFYKAHPNETLIIVTADHETGGLSLGNGPYELNLKLLANQKSSIIGLTQKLKQLKKSKGKNLTYPDLQELFKQECGFGATVMLSPAEEQLLESECMKIIRSDRNQLVRNEHALVDPLAVLAVKILNRKAMIQWASGGHSAGAVPVYAIGVGAEKFSGISDNTEIIGIIEEVMGN, encoded by the coding sequence ATGAGATATGTAAGATTTATCATTCTGAGTGTAATTTGCTCTATTGTTTTATTGGGTTGTGCGGGTAAAACAGAGCAGGCTAAAGCGAAATACGTGTTTTATTTTATTGGTGACGGGATGGGGGTTAATCAAGTGATCGGGACGGAGATGTATTTGGCAGAATTAGAAGGGCGCATCGGGACGAAATCGCTTTCGTTCACTTCATTCCCGGTTCGTAATTATATGACAACCTATTCCGCTACGAATGCCGTGACTTGTTCGGCTGCTGCCGGAACCGCGTTGGCCACCGGAACAAAAACACAAAACGGGCGCATCGGGATGAGGCAGGATAGTAGTGTTTTGTACAGTATTGCCTGTAAAGCAAAGCAAGCCGGAAAGGCAGTGGGCGTCACCACGAGTGTTGCCATCAATCATGCAACACCCGCTGTTTTTTACGCGCATCAACCGGATCGGCAGATGTATTACGAGATCGGAACAGATGCCGCTAAAGCCGGATTCGACTTTTACGGGGGAGCGGGATGGAAACAAGTCTTTTCTCCTCATGATTCTTCGGCGATAGATCTCTATTCCCTGTTGCGTGATTCGGGGTACATGATTATCGATCATCGACAGGATTTTCAGGCATTGTCTGCCGGGGCAGGGAAAGTCGTTTACGTGCAACCGAAGGATTGTGTCAATCCGTCGAGTTTGCCCGCGGCAATCGACCGGAAGGAGGGAGATCTGACTCTTGCGAATATTACCGAAAAAGCAATTCAATTCTTGTCCACACGCAACGAGACAGGCTTCTTTCTGATGGTGGAAGGTGGCGTTATCGACTGGCTTTGCCATGCGAATGACGGTGCGGCTGCTTTTCGGGAAGTTGTCGATTTTTCAGAAACAATTCAAGTCGCCCTTGATTTTTACAAGGCTCACCCGAATGAAACATTGATTATCGTGACTGCTGACCATGAAACCGGAGGATTGTCGCTGGGTAACGGTCCTTACGAGTTAAATTTGAAACTATTGGCAAATCAGAAAAGTTCCATTATCGGTCTGACTCAAAAATTGAAGCAATTGAAAAAGAGTAAAGGGAAGAATTTAACTTACCCCGATTTGCAGGAATTATTCAAGCAGGAATGTGGCTTTGGAGCAACAGTTATGTTATCCCCGGCAGAGGAACAACTTCTGGAATCGGAATGTATGAAAATAATCCGTTCGGATCGTAATCAACTTGTACGAAACGAACATGCGTTAGTCGATCCCCTTGCCGTGTTGGCAGTGAAAATTCTCAACCGTAAAGCTATGATCCAGTGGGCTAGTGGCGGTCACTCTGCCGGAGCGGTTCCTGTCTATGCAATTGGTGTCGGAGCAGAAAAATTCAGCGGGATATCTGATAACACGGAAATTATTGGAATTATCGAAGAGGTGATGGGGAATTGA
- a CDS encoding AAA family ATPase, with the protein METPFVFGKIATDQNFTDRRVETERLLQNFSSLTNTIIISPRRWGKSSLVTHAAKQLLMSEENVKLCMIDLFNVREEEGFYTLLAKEVLTAVSSKWEEIAVNAKNFLARLIPRISFTADVESELSFGIGLEELKRNPDDILDLAEALAVSKNIRLIICIDEFQNVANFGDSLAFQKKLRAHWQRHTRVAYCLFGSKRHMLMDVFANVSMPFYKFGDLMFLQKIETEEWIPFIRQKFQMTDKVIERDEIQLLVELVDKHPYYVQQLAQQVWLRTEKFVVPSIVKEAYNGLIDQLSLLFLNSMETFSNAQLGFLKALIAGEKQLSSKQTLQTYRIGTSGNVARIKQALMEREVIDVQGNEITFQDPLFEAWLKRDWFK; encoded by the coding sequence ATGGAAACGCCTTTTGTTTTTGGAAAAATAGCAACAGATCAAAATTTCACTGATCGACGAGTGGAAACCGAACGGTTGTTGCAGAATTTCAGTAGTTTGACCAACACGATTATTATATCCCCTCGTCGTTGGGGAAAATCGTCACTAGTGACACATGCGGCTAAACAACTTCTAATGTCCGAAGAGAATGTGAAATTATGCATGATTGACCTTTTCAACGTGAGAGAGGAGGAAGGATTTTATACGTTACTAGCGAAAGAGGTTTTAACTGCCGTGTCTTCTAAATGGGAAGAAATAGCAGTAAATGCCAAAAACTTCCTTGCCCGTTTGATTCCCCGAATTTCTTTTACGGCAGATGTGGAGAGTGAATTGTCCTTTGGAATTGGTTTGGAGGAATTGAAACGTAATCCAGATGATATTTTAGACTTGGCAGAGGCTTTAGCTGTATCTAAAAATATTCGTTTAATTATTTGTATCGATGAATTTCAAAATGTGGCTAATTTCGGGGATTCTTTGGCGTTTCAAAAGAAGTTGAGAGCACATTGGCAGCGGCATACCCGTGTCGCTTATTGTTTGTTCGGTAGCAAGAGGCACATGCTGATGGATGTATTTGCGAATGTTTCTATGCCCTTTTATAAGTTTGGGGACTTAATGTTTCTTCAAAAAATAGAAACGGAAGAATGGATCCCGTTCATCCGGCAAAAATTCCAGATGACAGACAAGGTTATTGAACGGGATGAAATTCAGTTATTGGTGGAATTGGTTGATAAACATCCCTATTATGTGCAGCAATTGGCTCAACAAGTGTGGCTTAGAACAGAAAAGTTTGTAGTGCCGTCTATCGTCAAGGAGGCGTATAATGGATTGATTGATCAGTTGAGCTTACTTTTTCTGAATAGTATGGAAACGTTTAGTAATGCCCAACTTGGTTTTTTGAAGGCATTAATAGCGGGGGAGAAACAATTGAGTTCAAAACAAACATTACAGACTTATCGGATCGGTACTTCCGGAAATGTGGCTAGAATAAAGCAAGCTCTTATGGAACGGGAAGTGATTGATGTGCAGGGTAATGAAATCACCTTTCAGGATCCATTGTTTGAAGCATGGTTGAAACGGGATTGGTTTAAATGA